In Candidatus Binatia bacterium, a single window of DNA contains:
- a CDS encoding relaxase/mobilization nuclease domain-containing protein — translation MQLRGVASVETAAIEMEAVAVLSRRCKDPVYHLIVAYAKGEHPTREQVISDAERLLKAIGMERNQYVLAAHQDTDNYHAHVIANRIGPNGKANDLWQERIKRERVCAEIAAERGWEIVVGRHNRDIVQRVRHLYAPPPDPERRLSDGTYRRLRERGELPWQDSARPYVLDAVDRAKSWSELHERLAAHGVVAKLVRRSDRIRGLAFAEGFERGAPGCAASRVDALCALPALKRRFGSFTPSHEVAREMIDATQWVQSARATILAAVDGARSWDELTQRLDRDGIVVKLIARGTRVQGLAFAQGRDPGAPGCGASRIHPCCKKAALEQRFGPCPFTPEQAPKRSRSSPRDRAEREANTDPRRALRDAQGIVGHARMRTEYTQYRDRFFGDRHRATAERREAAWQRERVQRQCEAKRRHEARLLLRAVARLAARGAIARQLAYWSIDAIMNRRRTREYDAGRVRWDATKTVLASERKLMREEKPMDYRSFVTQRARAGDLGAQRALDALKAPARTTQERATEARWQPVTVDEVRKRLQAIRAEEEARYEHARIERQGLTRIDGPPTIEQAVASARNDIQARVSEAMQFTPAERADLARLTKEQQSWNPFVRGAAKKEAGALHAGQHARYKAELARSIHEFESGDAQRLQERIRSDERSYREYVSASLGLEAEMRTARAVLREDVPKIEKQLTVLERTGVAQLECEGAVWGAGLDKLATAVERSYREVPEAVRRDVEFGIRREQQALARVRSAISMDR, via the coding sequence GTGCAGCTGCGCGGCGTAGCATCGGTCGAGACGGCCGCCATCGAAATGGAAGCCGTCGCGGTACTCTCACGACGCTGCAAGGATCCCGTCTATCACCTGATCGTCGCCTACGCCAAGGGTGAGCATCCGACGCGCGAGCAAGTCATCAGCGACGCGGAACGGTTGCTCAAAGCGATCGGCATGGAGCGCAACCAGTACGTGCTGGCGGCACATCAGGATACCGATAACTACCACGCCCACGTCATCGCCAATCGCATCGGTCCGAATGGCAAGGCGAACGACCTGTGGCAGGAGCGGATCAAACGCGAGCGGGTCTGCGCCGAGATCGCGGCAGAGCGCGGGTGGGAAATCGTCGTCGGCCGGCATAACCGCGACATCGTGCAGCGCGTGCGCCACCTGTATGCGCCGCCGCCGGACCCGGAGCGGCGTCTGAGCGATGGTACGTATCGGCGGCTGCGCGAGCGCGGCGAACTGCCGTGGCAGGACAGCGCGCGGCCCTACGTGCTCGATGCCGTCGATCGCGCGAAGAGCTGGAGCGAGCTGCATGAGCGGCTGGCGGCTCATGGAGTCGTCGCGAAGCTCGTTCGGCGCAGCGATCGGATCCGCGGTCTGGCATTCGCCGAGGGGTTCGAGCGCGGCGCGCCGGGTTGTGCGGCATCGCGCGTCGATGCGCTCTGCGCACTGCCGGCGCTTAAGCGGCGCTTTGGGTCGTTCACGCCGTCGCACGAAGTGGCGAGGGAAATGATCGATGCAACGCAATGGGTGCAAAGCGCGCGCGCAACGATCCTCGCGGCGGTCGACGGCGCGCGCTCGTGGGACGAACTCACGCAGCGACTCGATCGCGACGGCATCGTCGTCAAGCTGATCGCGCGGGGCACGCGCGTGCAAGGACTCGCCTTCGCACAGGGACGCGATCCGGGCGCACCGGGCTGCGGCGCGTCGCGTATTCATCCGTGCTGCAAGAAAGCCGCACTCGAGCAACGCTTCGGACCATGCCCGTTTACGCCGGAGCAAGCGCCAAAGCGCAGCCGCAGCAGCCCTCGAGATCGGGCCGAGCGCGAGGCAAACACCGACCCGCGTCGGGCGCTGCGCGACGCGCAAGGCATCGTCGGCCACGCCCGGATGCGAACAGAGTACACTCAGTATCGTGACCGGTTCTTCGGCGACCGCCATCGAGCGACGGCGGAGCGCAGGGAGGCAGCGTGGCAGCGCGAGCGTGTGCAGCGCCAGTGCGAGGCCAAGCGGCGACACGAAGCGCGCCTGCTCTTGCGCGCAGTGGCGCGGCTGGCCGCGCGCGGCGCGATCGCCCGGCAACTCGCGTACTGGTCGATCGATGCGATTATGAACCGCCGGCGCACGCGCGAGTATGACGCCGGCCGGGTGCGCTGGGACGCAACGAAGACCGTGCTGGCGTCAGAGCGCAAGCTGATGCGCGAGGAGAAGCCGATGGACTATCGCTCGTTCGTGACGCAGCGAGCTCGCGCCGGTGATCTTGGAGCGCAGCGAGCGTTGGACGCACTCAAGGCTCCAGCGCGTACTACGCAAGAGCGGGCCACGGAAGCACGATGGCAGCCCGTAACCGTCGACGAAGTCCGTAAGCGTTTACAGGCCATTCGCGCAGAAGAAGAGGCTCGCTACGAGCACGCTCGCATCGAGCGGCAGGGCTTGACCCGCATCGACGGTCCGCCCACGATCGAGCAGGCGGTTGCGTCGGCGCGAAACGACATCCAGGCCCGCGTCAGCGAGGCGATGCAGTTCACGCCGGCCGAACGCGCAGACCTCGCGCGGCTAACGAAAGAGCAGCAATCCTGGAATCCGTTCGTGCGCGGCGCGGCCAAGAAGGAAGCTGGGGCGCTGCATGCCGGGCAGCACGCCCGTTATAAAGCGGAGCTCGCTAGATCGATACACGAGTTTGAAAGCGGCGACGCCCAGCGACTTCAAGAACGCATTCGAAGCGACGAACGCAGCTACCGCGAGTACGTCAGCGCGTCGCTCGGTCTCGAAGCCGAGATGCGCACTGCGCGAGCTGTGCTGCGTGAAGACGTACCGAAGATCGAAAAACAGCTGACGGTATTGGAACGCACTGGCGTTGCGCAGCTCGAATGCGAGGGTGCGGTGTGGGGCGCAGGCCTCGACAAGCTGGCGACCGCAGTTGAGCGCAGCTACCGAGAAGTGCCGGAAGCGGTACGCCGCGACGTCGAGTTCGGGATACGGCGAGAACAGCAAGCGCTCGCGCGCGTGCGGAGTGCCATTTCGATGGATCGGTAG